CTAATACGCTAGCGATCGCTACCCCAAGGTAAGACTCCCGGTTGTAATTGACGATGACTATGGAGATCAGTGGTGGCATCGAAGTATTCTCAAGTTTTCTACCTGTTATCACAATATAATGCTAAGGGCTATCACTTAGAAGAAATTGCTGTTAATTATTGTTTTAGTTACAAATCTTCTGAAATGTGAATGTTAAAAATATGATATTGAAATATTCATACAGCCATAGCACACTCAAAAATCAAAATTAGCCCAGTCGTAAAATAAGGCACCCACTGAGGAGAAATGAGAAAAGAAACAGAAACTGGCATTAAGCCGAAAACAATTACTCAGAAAAGCATTGTCTGTTTCTCTCATCAGTTAAATACTTGGCAAAGTCTAGCAATTACTAGATGGAATAAGCACAGCTTCAGTTTTCAGTGTGGCTTGCTAATTCTGCCTGCGGTCTGGATTGTAACTGCAAATGGACTGAGAGCTACGGCGAATATATTGACACCAGACTCAACCCAAAAGAGTATTCAGTCAGAGTTACAAATAGTACAGGCATCAGAAACTGCCCCGGAAAATAACCCCAATCAAGCCGAACCAAATCCCCAACCAGAAACACCACAACGAATTCGGGTTCGCAAAATCCAGGTTGTAGATAGCACAGTTTTTAATGAAAATGACTTTAATCCAGTTGTCAAACCCTTTGAAGAACGGGACTTAACTTTAGAAGAAATCAGACAAGCCGCAGATGCTATTACCCAGCTTTACTTAAATAAAGGCTATATAAATTCCAGAGCAGTTCCAGACATTCAGCAACCTAGTACCGCCGATGGTGTTGTGGTAATTCGGGTAATTGAAGGGCGTTTGACAGACATTGAGATCGAAGGGACGCGACGATTAAATCCATCTTATGTTCGTAGTCGCATCCAATTAGGTGCCGGTACTCCTCTGAATACTAGTAAGCTCGAAGATCAACTGAAACTGTTGCGACTCGATCCCTTATTTACAAATATAGAAGCACGTCTGCGTCCAACGGGTAAGGTTGGTCAAAGTGTTCTCATTGTCAGAGTTGAAGAGGCCAACCCTTTAACTGGTAGCTTGGGTGTAGATAATTATTCGCCTCCGAGTATTGGTGCGGAAAGATTGGGTATTGAACTGCGCGATCGCAATTTAACCGGGATGGGAGATGAGTTAGCCGGCTCCTATTACCACACCCTCTCTGGTGGTTCCGATGCCTTTGATTTTAGCTATCAAATTCCTGTGAACGCGATGAATGGCAAAGTGCAGATTAGAACCGCATTTAATCGCAACGAAATCACTGAGGCACCCTTTGATGCTTTTGGCATTCGCGCCAACCAGGATCTTTATGAAATTAATTATCGTCAACCATTGATGCGATCGCCAAGAGAAGAATTTGCCCTATCTTTGGGATTTACCTATCAAGATGGTCAAACCTTCCTCTTCGAAAACCTGGCAACCCCCTTTGGCATTGGGACTGATGCCAATGGCGTTAGCCGCACCAGTGTAATTAAATTTGGTCAAGACTATACTAAGCGCGAACCTCAAGGAGCTTGGTTTTTGCGATCGCAATTTAATTTTGGTATTGACGTATTAGATGCAACTATCAACAATGACCCCATACCCGATGGTCGCTTTTTCAGTTGGTTGGGTCAAATACAGCGCGTGCAGCAACTCAGCGCCGATCATCTGTTACTTATCCAAGCAGACTTGCAGCTAACACCAGATAGCCTTTTACCCTCCCAGCAATTCGTTATTGGCGGTGGACAGTCTGTAAGGGGATATCGGCAAAATATCCGCTCAGGGGATAATGGATTTCGTGTAGCGATCGAAGATCGGTTCACAGTCCAGCGTAATGAATCTGGATTATCCATAATTCAACTTGCGCCATTTCTGGATATGGGATCTGTATGGAATCAGTCTAATAATCCCAATCGGCTGCCCGATCAAACTTTTTTGGTGGGTGCAGGCTTAGGATTATTATGGAATCAGGCAATGGGAATTGATAATCTGTTTTTACGGCTCGATTATGGATTTCCATTTATCGATCTGAGCGATCGCGGCAATAACGCTCAGGATGATGGCTTTTACTTTAGCCTTCGCTATCAACCTTAGAGGATGTTTGAAAAGTATTTCGCTGTGACTTTAGGCACTTTTAGATCCCCTCTAACCCCCCTTAAAAAGGGTGGAACTGGAGTAAAAGTCCCCCTTCTTAAGGGGGATTTAGGAGGATCTAGAACATTTTGCTACCGAGAAGAGGACTTTTCAAACATCCTCTTAGGCAATTTCCGTTAATAAATCTACCGCCACCGTTGGTTTCGACTACTTCGACTACGCTCAGTACAAGTTCGCTCAACCAACTAAGGGATCGAGAGTTGAGCGTTCGCGTAGCGTCTCGAAGAGAAGTCGAAACTCGTCAACCTGGGTATATTCTTTGTAAGAAATCACCTTAGTACACCAATATTGACGGGCTTTCTTTCTGTAGCTGAAGATTCCCTTTTTTTAGTACTGAGTGCTGTTAGGGGATAGCTAAGGTTTAGCCCGTGCTGAGTGCTGAGTTAGGAGTCAGAAGTTAGTATTTTTCCCCTGTGCCCCCTGCCCCCTGCCTCTTTTTCAATATTTCCTGACCTATGTCAGCATTTTTTGTTTTAAAAACCACTGAAAAAACGCATTTTCAGGTGATTGGCGATTTTTGGTCAATTTATTTTTGATTATTTACTGAGCTAATCTGCATTTGGGGTGTACTCTCAATATACGGTAACTATCACACTCGACCTTTGAGATAAATTACACCCAGAGGTGAATACCATGAAAAATTATGCTGATAAGCAGGAATTTATATTAAGTCAAATCACAAACAAGTATTTTCAACGCCGAGATTTCAGTGGATGTGACTTGAGTGGAATTGACCTAAAAGGAATTGATTTAAATGGTGTTAATTTCATCGGAGCAGATTTAAGGGGTGCAAATTTGTGTGGCTGTATTCTTACTCGTGCTAATTTAAGTGGTGCAAATTTGATGCAAGCTAGCTTACATGAAGCTAATCTGTATGAAGCCTCTTTGTGTGAAGCTAATTTGACTAATGCTGATTTAACACGAGCAAATTTGTGTGGAACTTTCTTATGGCGGGCGAAATTCACAGGTAGTAATCTTTGGGGTGCTTCTTTATGCGATGTAGATTTGAGAGAAGCAGACTTAAGTGAAGCCAAATTAATTGAAGCATCATTGATTGAAGCTAACTTAGTTAGAGCAAATCTCACAGGGGCAAAGTTATGTGGAGCAAAATTACTAGAAGCTAATTTAACTGAGGCTAACTTAACTGGTGCAGATTTGACATGGGCAAATTTAACTAAGGCAAACTTGAGTCAAGCAAACCTTTGGGAGACAAACCTGATTTATGCGAGGTTCCGGGATACTATCATGCCTGATGGCACAATTAAACAACCTCAGATAGTTATTTATTAATCAGAAGTAGCCCTGTTAAAGTGAGATAATCTTGTGATTTCGTTTCCATTCTCTATATGGGGGTTTCCTTTTAGCTGTAACCACAATTTTTTTTCAGCTTGGGTCATGATTTCACTTATGTTTATTTAGATATCGTCTTTTTTGCTTCACATTCCTGTTTTACATAAGAGTGAGTCTTATATAGCAGTTCTAAATCATTCGTAAAAAATTAAATCCCCGACTTCTTAAATAAGTCGGGGATTTAGACAACGCAAATTTTCACAACTCATTTAGGATTGCTATAGCGTTTCTCGGTTGAGTCCAATACAGACCTAACCCCTAGCCCAAATGCTACAAGGGTTGGGGAGAGGTTCATCAAACTCACGTTAATTCAGTTAAAACTTGGTCAAAACTTGGGGTGCGGTACTTTATTTGCGTAACACACCCTATTTTCGTTGTATGTTTCTTAGGTACATCGAACTGCTCTTGTAAACTTATTGAGAATTAACTATGGAACCTATTTCTCTGATTATTGCTGCTTTAGGTGCTGGTGCGATCGCGGCTGCTAAAGATACCGCCACAACAGCCGTGAAAGATACCTATCAAGGTTTGAAGGCTTTGATTAAAAAGAAGTTTGAAGGCGATGTTCTAGGAAAAGCGATGGTAGATGCCAAACCCGAAGAAATTAAGCAAGCTGAAGGTTTATTAAAAGACAAAATTACCAAAGCTGGTGCCGATAAAGATGCAGCAATTATTCAAGCGGCTCAAGAGTTACTTAATCAAGTCAAAGAACAGCCCGGTGGACAGCAGATTATTACCCAAAATATCAGTAATGTCAAATATGCCGCTACTTCTGGTTCTGGTAATGCAAGTATTAGTGACATCAATGAACAAGGCACATCGAAAGAGAACTGAGACTGTAACTTAATTAATCAGGGTAGATGTTATGTCTAAGCAAGGCGAGATTCAACAAAGTGTTACAGAGAGTGAATACGCTGCTACCTCAGCGACTGGTAATGCAACTATCACTGTTACCAATTACTACTATCGAGAAGAAGCAAGATTAGTCGCTTCTGATTCTACCGACGCTGCTGATGAATCTCTCCCTTGTCCTTATCGCGGTTTGTTTCATTTTGGCCCCAATGATGCGGATATATTCTTTGGGCGGGAAATTTTTATCGAAGAACTTTATAGTGCAACTAAAACCCGGAATTTTATACCCGTATTGGGTGCATCGGGAAGCGGTAAATCTTCGGTGGTGTTGGCGGGGTTAGTCCCGAAGTTGCAAACAGCCGGAAATTGGCAGTTTACTCACTTTCGTCCTGGTGCTGATCCTTTTCATGCGTTGGCTGTAGCTTTAGTGCCACTTTATACGCCTAATTTAGATGCAACTGACCAAATTGCCCAAGCCCGCAAGTTAGCTGGTTACTTGCAAGATGGCTCTATGCTGATCTCGGACGTTTTTGCTAAAATTCGGCAAAATCACCCTAATCAACGGGTGCTATTAATTGCTGACCAATTTGAAGAAATTTATACTCTCTGTCACCATCAGGAAACTCGCCATAAATTTCTTGATTGCTTATTAGCTAGTTTAGAAACTTCCTCTTCTCTATCTGCATCCGCTACGGTGTGGGTAACGACAATGCGGGCAGATTTTTTGGGAAATGCTCTCTCCTATCGTCCCTTTGCGGATATCTTGCAAAATGCTGATGTGAAATTAGGGCCGATGAATCGGGAGGAATTAACACAAGTTATTGAAAAACCTGCCGAAAAATTAGGGGTGACATTTGCAAGCGGACTGGTAGAACGCATTTTAGAGGATGTGGAAAACCAGCCAGGAAATTTACCTCTGCTAGAGTTTGCTTTAACAGAGTTGTGGAATAAGCGCACGGGTAAACAATTAACTCACAAAATCTATGAAGAAATTGGTCAAGTAGAAGGTGCGTTAGCTCGTCATGCTGATGAAAAATATGGCAACTTGACAGAGGAGGAAAAAGAAAAAGTCCGGCGGATTTTTATTCAATTGGTGCGTCCGGGTGAGGGAACAGAAGATACTCGACGAGTGGCGATGAAGGCGGAATTGGGGGAGCAAAGCTGGGATTTGGTCAAACAATTAGCGGATGCTCGGTTGGTGGTGACAAGTCGCAATGCTACCAGTCAAGAAACGGTAGAAGTAGTCCATGAAGCTTTGATTCGCAACTGGGGAGAACTGCGGGAATGGATGAATAAAGACCGCGTTTTTAGGGCTTGGCAAGAGCGACTGCGTTCAGCAAAAGGACAATGGGAAGCAACGCAGCGAGATGAAGGGGCATTGTTGCGGGGTGCAGCGTTGGTAGAGGGGGAAGAAAAGCTAAAACAACGGCGAGAGGATATTAGCGCAGGCGAGCAAGAGTTTATTCAAGCTAGTGTAGCATTGAGGGATAGGGAACAAAAGCAACGGGAACGCACAAAACGGCTAACTTTTTCTGGATTGGCTGGGGGTTTGGTGTTAGCTTTGGGTTTATCTGGACTAGCGGGTATAGGCTGGGGGAATGCCGAAATCAGCCAAATTAATGCCTTTGCCCAAAGTTCCGATGGGTTTTTGAGTTTAGATGGGCGAAAAGCTGTCGAATCAAGCGTCAAAGCTGCTGTCAAAATGCGAGGTAAATTCTGGGTAGATGCGAATACCCGCACCCAGGTAAAACTGACATTATTAAATACAGTTCATAATGTTGCCGCACCTAACACCTTGGGAGGACACGCAAAGGAGGTTCAGGGCATCAGCTTCAGTCCCGATGGCAAGATGCTAGCTTCTGCCAGTGATGACAACACGGTGAAACTGTGGGATACCACCACTGGCAAAGAAATCAAAACCCTAACTGGGCATACAAACTCGGTTTTGGGCATCAGCTTCAGTCCCGATGGCAAGATGCTAGCTTCTGCCAGTAGTGACAACACGGTGAAACTGTGGGATACCACCACTGGCAAAGAAATCAAAACCCTAACTGGGCATACAAACTCGGTTTTGGGCATCAGCTTCAGTCCCGATGGCAAGATGCTAGCTTCTGCCAGTGCTGACAACACGGTGAAACTGTGGGATACCACCACTGGCAAAGAAATTAAAACCCTAACTGGGCATAGAAACTCGGTTTTTGGCATCAGCTTCAGTCCCGATGGCAAGATGCTAGCTTCTGCCAGTGCTGACAACACGGTGAAACTGTGGGATACCACCACTGGCAAAGAAATCAAAACCCTAACTGGGCATAGAAACTCGGTTTTTGGCATCAGCTTCAGTCCCGATGGCAAGATGCTAGCTTCTGCCAGTTTTGACAACACGGTGAAACTGTGGGATACCACCACTGGCAAAGAAATCAAAACCCTAACTGGGCATAGAAACTCGGTTAATGACATCAGCTTCAGTCCCGATGGCAAGATGCTAGCTTCTGCCAGTGATGACAACACGGTGAAACTGTGGGATACCACCACTGGCAAAGAAATCAAAACCCTAACTGGGCATAGAAACTCGGTTAATGACATCAGCTTCAGTCCGAATGGCAAGATGCTAGCTTCTGCCAGTTTTGACAACACGGTGAAACTGTGGGATACCACCACTGGCAAAGAAATCAAAACCCTAACTGGGCATACAAACTCGGTTAATGACATCAGCTTCAGTCCCGATGGCAAGATGCTAGCTTCTGCCAGTGGTGACAACACAGTGAAACTGTGGGATACCACCACTGGCAAAGAAATCAAAACCCTAACTGGGCATAGAAACTCGGTTAATGACATCAGCTTCAGTCCCGATGGCAAGATGTTAGCTTCTGCCAGTGGTGACAACACGGTGAAACTGTGGGATACCACCACTGGCAAAGAAATCAAAACCCTAACTGGGCATACAAACTCGGTTAATGGCATCAGTTTCAGTCCCGATGGCAAGATGTTAGCTTCTGCCAGTGGTGACAAGACGGTGAAACTGTGGGATACCACCACTGGCAAAGAAATCAAAACCCTAACTGGGCATACAAACTCGGTTAATGGCATCAGTTTCAGTCCCGATGGCAAGATGTTAGCTTCTGCCAGTGGTGACAAGACGGTGAAACTGTGGGATACCACCACTGGCAAAGAAATCAAAACCCTAACTGGGCATACAAACTCGGTTAATGGCATCAGTTTCAGTCCCGATGGCAAGATGCT
The Nostoc punctiforme PCC 73102 genome window above contains:
- a CDS encoding WD40 repeat domain-containing protein, translated to MSKQGEIQQSVTESEYAATSATGNATITVTNYYYREEARLVASDSTDAADESLPCPYRGLFHFGPNDADIFFGREIFIEELYSATKTRNFIPVLGASGSGKSSVVLAGLVPKLQTAGNWQFTHFRPGADPFHALAVALVPLYTPNLDATDQIAQARKLAGYLQDGSMLISDVFAKIRQNHPNQRVLLIADQFEEIYTLCHHQETRHKFLDCLLASLETSSSLSASATVWVTTMRADFLGNALSYRPFADILQNADVKLGPMNREELTQVIEKPAEKLGVTFASGLVERILEDVENQPGNLPLLEFALTELWNKRTGKQLTHKIYEEIGQVEGALARHADEKYGNLTEEEKEKVRRIFIQLVRPGEGTEDTRRVAMKAELGEQSWDLVKQLADARLVVTSRNATSQETVEVVHEALIRNWGELREWMNKDRVFRAWQERLRSAKGQWEATQRDEGALLRGAALVEGEEKLKQRREDISAGEQEFIQASVALRDREQKQRERTKRLTFSGLAGGLVLALGLSGLAGIGWGNAEISQINAFAQSSDGFLSLDGRKAVESSVKAAVKMRGKFWVDANTRTQVKLTLLNTVHNVAAPNTLGGHAKEVQGISFSPDGKMLASASDDNTVKLWDTTTGKEIKTLTGHTNSVLGISFSPDGKMLASASSDNTVKLWDTTTGKEIKTLTGHTNSVLGISFSPDGKMLASASADNTVKLWDTTTGKEIKTLTGHRNSVFGISFSPDGKMLASASADNTVKLWDTTTGKEIKTLTGHRNSVFGISFSPDGKMLASASFDNTVKLWDTTTGKEIKTLTGHRNSVNDISFSPDGKMLASASDDNTVKLWDTTTGKEIKTLTGHRNSVNDISFSPNGKMLASASFDNTVKLWDTTTGKEIKTLTGHTNSVNDISFSPDGKMLASASGDNTVKLWDTTTGKEIKTLTGHRNSVNDISFSPDGKMLASASGDNTVKLWDTTTGKEIKTLTGHTNSVNGISFSPDGKMLASASGDKTVKLWDTTTGKEIKTLTGHTNSVNGISFSPDGKMLASASGDKTVKLWDTTTGKEIKTLTGHTNSVNGISFSPDGKMLASASSDNTVKLWDTTTTGKKIKTLTGHTNSVNGISFSPDGKMLASASSDNTVKLWDTTTGKEIKTLTGHTNWVYGISFSPDGKMLASASTDNTVKLWRLDFDYLLQKGCSFMREYYKTNPPDNESDKHLCDGVGNL
- a CDS encoding pentapeptide repeat-containing protein, with protein sequence MKNYADKQEFILSQITNKYFQRRDFSGCDLSGIDLKGIDLNGVNFIGADLRGANLCGCILTRANLSGANLMQASLHEANLYEASLCEANLTNADLTRANLCGTFLWRAKFTGSNLWGASLCDVDLREADLSEAKLIEASLIEANLVRANLTGAKLCGAKLLEANLTEANLTGADLTWANLTKANLSQANLWETNLIYARFRDTIMPDGTIKQPQIVIY
- a CDS encoding ShlB/FhaC/HecB family hemolysin secretion/activation protein — protein: MRKETETGIKPKTITQKSIVCFSHQLNTWQSLAITRWNKHSFSFQCGLLILPAVWIVTANGLRATANILTPDSTQKSIQSELQIVQASETAPENNPNQAEPNPQPETPQRIRVRKIQVVDSTVFNENDFNPVVKPFEERDLTLEEIRQAADAITQLYLNKGYINSRAVPDIQQPSTADGVVVIRVIEGRLTDIEIEGTRRLNPSYVRSRIQLGAGTPLNTSKLEDQLKLLRLDPLFTNIEARLRPTGKVGQSVLIVRVEEANPLTGSLGVDNYSPPSIGAERLGIELRDRNLTGMGDELAGSYYHTLSGGSDAFDFSYQIPVNAMNGKVQIRTAFNRNEITEAPFDAFGIRANQDLYEINYRQPLMRSPREEFALSLGFTYQDGQTFLFENLATPFGIGTDANGVSRTSVIKFGQDYTKREPQGAWFLRSQFNFGIDVLDATINNDPIPDGRFFSWLGQIQRVQQLSADHLLLIQADLQLTPDSLLPSQQFVIGGGQSVRGYRQNIRSGDNGFRVAIEDRFTVQRNESGLSIIQLAPFLDMGSVWNQSNNPNRLPDQTFLVGAGLGLLWNQAMGIDNLFLRLDYGFPFIDLSDRGNNAQDDGFYFSLRYQP